Proteins found in one Arthrobacter sp. U41 genomic segment:
- a CDS encoding arsenate reductase ArsC produces the protein MTDHPEHGLGLQDNTELLHRISARLADRFAGVFAAETVERYVFESYTALARTAKISTYLPSTTEHFANDRLAALAKSKGAVASEVPEVLFVCVQNAGRSQMAAALLTVEAKGRIRVRSAGSLPAAELDPAVVAAMSEMGLDLTKDYPKPLTDDVVRAADVVITMGCGDSCPIYPGKRYEDWELADPAGLPVAAVRIIRDELHDRVKALAASLLSTPGSDKKESNP, from the coding sequence ATGACTGACCACCCCGAACACGGCCTGGGACTACAGGACAACACCGAACTACTGCACCGGATCAGCGCCCGCCTGGCAGACCGCTTTGCCGGCGTGTTCGCCGCCGAGACGGTCGAACGCTACGTCTTCGAGTCCTACACCGCCCTGGCCCGGACCGCGAAAATCAGCACGTACCTGCCCTCCACCACCGAGCACTTCGCCAACGACCGACTCGCTGCGCTGGCCAAATCCAAGGGCGCCGTCGCCTCCGAGGTCCCCGAAGTGCTGTTCGTCTGCGTGCAGAACGCAGGCCGGTCCCAGATGGCCGCGGCACTGCTCACCGTCGAGGCCAAGGGCAGGATCCGAGTCCGGTCCGCCGGCTCGCTGCCAGCCGCCGAACTGGACCCCGCCGTCGTCGCGGCGATGTCCGAAATGGGCCTGGACCTGACCAAGGACTATCCCAAGCCGCTCACCGACGACGTCGTACGCGCCGCCGACGTGGTGATCACGATGGGCTGCGGCGACTCCTGCCCGATCTACCCCGGCAAACGCTACGAGGACTGGGAACTTGCAGACCCGGCCGGCCTGCCCGTTGCTGCCGTGCGGATCATCCGCGACGAGCTCCACGACCGGGTCAAGGCACTGGCAGCATCACTACTAAGCACCCCCGGCTCAGACAAGAAAGAATCAAACCCATGA
- a CDS encoding arsenate-mycothiol transferase ArsC, translating to MTETTKKPSVLFVCSKNGGKSQLAAGLMNQLANGTVTVHSAGTKPGTSLNPQSVDSLAELGIDITGEHPKPVTDDVLNAADVVVVLGNEAKVEAPEGKRLEIWNTDEPSERGIEGMERMRLVRDDIKARVRKLYAELTGS from the coding sequence ATGACCGAGACCACGAAAAAGCCCAGCGTCCTGTTCGTCTGCAGCAAGAACGGCGGGAAGTCCCAGCTCGCCGCCGGACTCATGAACCAGCTCGCAAACGGGACGGTCACGGTGCACTCCGCCGGGACGAAACCCGGTACATCGCTGAACCCCCAGTCCGTGGACTCGCTGGCGGAACTCGGCATCGACATCACCGGCGAACACCCCAAACCCGTCACCGACGACGTGCTGAACGCAGCCGACGTCGTGGTCGTCCTGGGCAACGAGGCCAAAGTCGAAGCCCCGGAGGGCAAGCGGCTCGAGATCTGGAACACGGACGAGCCCTCCGAACGCGGCATCGAAGGGATGGAACGTATGCGCCTGGTCCGGGATGACATCAAGGCCCGGGTCCGGAAGCTGTACGCGGAGCTCACCGGGAGCTGA